The Pyrodictium delaneyi genome contains a region encoding:
- a CDS encoding lyase family protein: MPRYREAVGLSGDAALVYEYTSSLSHDDEIYPYVVRILLAHTLHLARRGIIPREAACSTLRALLEALGKEPSEIMKPGYEDVFEALEDWLASRTGGASAYIWVGRSRNDHVSAALRLYAIDRITETLAWLLRARLRLIELAEKYHGVPILFHTHQQPSQLASLDCLLLAWEEALASAYKLLYNTLEFVNRSPLGASAGAGTLAPIDPEELAQLAGFSGVLGSSLYAAGSRLDVTAAALAAAALLTEASRIAGDLIMLSSPYVAAARIPDSHVATSSIMPHKRNPVTLEVLRARAARAAGLAAGLLAIQKGLPYGYNLDLQEANPLLYTLLRDAVESSRILVDLFSGLEFDVEKLRELAESYTAWGAELAELLALRSGRPLRETYREAASALRAGEAEKLLQGLGVASPLELASMRRTGCHAGLAVDEARERLARDQGLLDAIREHLEGARESLVKAAEEVAEECK, translated from the coding sequence TTGCCGAGGTACCGGGAGGCTGTCGGCCTCAGCGGAGACGCGGCACTCGTCTACGAGTACACCTCTAGCCTAAGCCACGACGACGAGATTTACCCCTACGTGGTGCGTATCCTCCTGGCACATACACTTCACCTTGCCCGTCGAGGCATTATTCCACGTGAAGCTGCGTGCTCTACACTACGCGCCCTCCTAGAGGCTCTCGGCAAGGAGCCCAGCGAGATAATGAAGCCGGGATACGAGGATGTATTCGAGGCGCTCGAGGACTGGCTAGCCTCCAGGACCGGAGGAGCCTCGGCCTACATATGGGTGGGTAGGAGCCGTAACGACCACGTCTCGGCTGCCCTCCGCCTATATGCGATAGACCGGATAACGGAGACACTAGCTTGGCTCCTCCGTGCCCGTCTACGCTTAATTGAGCTAGCAGAGAAGTACCACGGCGTTCCTATCCTCTTTCACACTCACCAGCAGCCGAGCCAACTGGCATCGCTCGATTGCCTTCTCCTAGCCTGGGAGGAGGCTCTTGCATCTGCATACAAACTGCTCTACAACACCTTAGAGTTCGTCAACCGGAGCCCACTCGGGGCAAGCGCGGGAGCTGGCACACTAGCCCCAATAGACCCGGAGGAGCTCGCCCAGCTAGCCGGGTTTAGCGGTGTCCTCGGGAGCAGCCTCTACGCTGCGGGTAGCAGGCTAGACGTTACAGCGGCAGCCCTGGCTGCAGCAGCACTACTAACCGAGGCCTCACGTATAGCAGGAGACCTGATAATGCTCTCGAGCCCCTATGTAGCGGCTGCCCGCATCCCCGACAGCCACGTGGCGACCAGTAGTATTATGCCGCATAAGAGGAACCCAGTCACCCTAGAGGTGCTCCGTGCTCGAGCTGCTCGTGCAGCCGGCCTCGCAGCAGGGCTTCTGGCGATCCAGAAGGGGCTCCCCTACGGCTATAACCTAGACCTACAGGAGGCTAACCCACTTCTCTACACACTCCTACGCGACGCGGTGGAGTCTAGCCGCATCCTCGTGGATCTCTTCTCCGGCCTAGAGTTCGACGTGGAGAAGCTCCGTGAGCTAGCGGAGAGCTACACTGCGTGGGGCGCCGAGCTTGCGGAGCTACTCGCGCTACGCAGTGGTAGACCTCTCCGCGAGACTTACCGTGAGGCTGCCTCGGCGCTCCGAGCCGGGGAGGCGGAGAAGCTGCTCCAGGGGCTCGGCGTGGCTAGCCCCCTTGAGCTGGCCTCGATGAGGCGTACCGGTTGCCATGCGGGGCTAGCCGTGGACGAAGCGCGGGAGAGGCTAGCCCGCGACCAGGGGCTCCTCGACGCGATTAGGGAACACCTTGAGGGGGCTCGGGAGAGCCTCGTAAAAGCAGCCGAGGAGGTGGCAGAGGAGTGCAAGTAA
- the lysX gene encoding lysine biosynthesis protein LysX translates to MPTAAIVVDVVRLEEQMLLKALGEYMNVNMVNVRSRALEIGIDGFDAAVIRPISMYRAAYTAASFEAAGVFTVNSSQTIMTAGDKLLAYTQLAAARIPIPRSFYAADVDAALEAASRLGYPVVVKAPVGSWGRLVSRADTPEELEQLARMRQELPCSQTRSMIIQEYLDSGSSDIRCIVVAGTLLGCIKRVAQNGEWRSNVALGARTEVYKPDPVLEDITVRAAAAVKGFFVSIDVFEDDERGYLVNEVNGVPEFKGFYRATGINPARRLAEAILEELKH, encoded by the coding sequence GTGCCCACTGCAGCGATCGTCGTCGACGTTGTGCGCCTTGAGGAGCAGATGCTGCTAAAGGCGCTAGGAGAGTACATGAACGTTAACATGGTCAATGTGCGCTCGAGAGCATTGGAGATAGGAATCGATGGCTTCGATGCCGCTGTTATAAGGCCTATAAGCATGTACCGCGCTGCCTATACTGCGGCTAGCTTTGAGGCAGCAGGAGTATTCACGGTAAACAGTTCACAGACGATAATGACTGCTGGCGATAAACTGTTAGCCTATACTCAGCTTGCAGCAGCAAGGATACCCATACCCAGGAGCTTCTACGCAGCCGACGTTGATGCTGCTCTAGAAGCTGCCAGCAGGCTCGGCTACCCTGTTGTCGTCAAGGCGCCCGTGGGAAGTTGGGGCCGCCTAGTATCCCGCGCTGATACGCCGGAGGAGCTAGAACAACTAGCCCGTATGAGGCAAGAGCTCCCATGTAGTCAGACCCGCTCAATGATAATACAAGAGTACCTAGACTCGGGTAGCAGCGACATACGCTGCATAGTAGTAGCAGGAACACTCCTAGGATGCATAAAGAGAGTAGCCCAGAACGGCGAATGGAGAAGCAACGTAGCCCTAGGGGCCCGGACCGAGGTCTACAAGCCAGACCCTGTCCTCGAAGACATAACTGTCAGAGCTGCTGCTGCAGTGAAGGGCTTCTTCGTATCAATAGACGTGTTTGAAGACGATGAAAGGGGCTACCTGGTAAACGAAGTGAACGGCGTACCAGAGTTCAAGGGGTTCTACCGGGCTACGGGAATTAATCCTGCAAGGAGGCTAGCTGAAGCCATCCTAGAGGAGCTAAAACACTGA
- a CDS encoding alpha-amylase family protein codes for MGPSPNRQWWEKPVRVLQFNIEDRYGVYVPRIHGRDLVRLAERLHANVLVIFARDAWGRIFYRGGTVGPVHAKMKGDIVREALEEARRRGIHVILMVGHTANKYLYKLHGDWAQINRHGEVIMLEHVPTSEQGYEPEWPILCLNSPFIEHVKREVIEALGLGASGILLDSFRYQPDPDKSCYCRWCQDRFRREHGYEMPRDPNWSDSRWRTLWEWRYKVVTEKLREIKRVIQETAPGTPLLYNSHPGGWGGRNNRVVEEARDAIDIVMVETSEADREPPGFIAEMSKLSRAVSGGKPVWTTRNYFHMYRTTVATSPLAIRQGLREAIAGGASPWLLIFSSAYIQDPSALDAAEQVFREHEVLEEYLDGAEPIRYAAVVYSTKTLDHYGRSEPQHYLDEVRGFYYALQHSHVPVEYLSARDIELKTLQRYRVIVLANTVCLPDFAASEIAEYVKKGGGLVATYLAGSWDGDCIERYEFATAETLGANLRGLLRLDWSYLVVDQLNHPVTRGLQRRLIPWGDMDYSFRQSRTSPELGWHTIVDPAEGAETPARIGLTEYPWGDEYTLGRSPPPLGAETKAPAIVVNRHGAGRSVYFTGQLGRHYWRLGLTDYMRLVYNAVTHAGGPLPLEVDAPSTVQAEPWRQGDRVILHLINHTYNQRIMSRGLGDARQPVASFGTHEAVHPATTVVSVHNVKLRLHPEQLGLQASSYIVYLPLRDKQLQAETKNGALETTLPRLDEYEVIVIEPRA; via the coding sequence GTGGGTCCATCCCCTAACAGACAGTGGTGGGAAAAGCCTGTACGTGTCCTCCAGTTCAATATTGAGGACCGTTACGGTGTCTACGTACCCCGTATCCACGGCCGAGACCTTGTTAGGCTTGCTGAGCGGCTTCACGCAAACGTCCTAGTAATATTCGCCCGGGATGCCTGGGGCAGAATATTCTACCGTGGCGGCACTGTAGGCCCAGTACACGCTAAGATGAAAGGCGACATAGTACGCGAGGCACTAGAGGAGGCCCGGCGCCGCGGTATACACGTAATCCTCATGGTGGGTCATACAGCTAACAAGTACCTATACAAGCTCCATGGTGACTGGGCACAGATAAACCGCCATGGCGAGGTGATAATGCTAGAACATGTTCCCACCTCAGAGCAAGGATATGAGCCTGAATGGCCCATACTCTGTCTCAACTCCCCCTTCATAGAGCACGTTAAGAGGGAGGTAATCGAGGCGCTAGGCCTAGGCGCTTCGGGTATACTGCTTGACAGCTTCCGCTACCAGCCAGACCCCGACAAGAGCTGTTACTGCCGCTGGTGCCAGGACCGGTTCCGCCGTGAGCACGGCTACGAGATGCCTCGAGACCCGAATTGGAGCGACAGCAGGTGGCGGACGCTCTGGGAGTGGCGCTACAAGGTAGTAACTGAGAAACTCCGAGAGATAAAGAGAGTGATACAAGAGACTGCACCAGGTACCCCGCTCCTCTACAATAGCCATCCTGGTGGCTGGGGCGGGCGCAATAATCGTGTTGTAGAGGAGGCTCGCGACGCGATAGACATAGTAATGGTGGAGACGAGTGAAGCAGACCGCGAACCACCCGGCTTTATAGCGGAGATGAGTAAGCTAAGCCGTGCAGTTAGCGGTGGAAAACCAGTTTGGACTACTAGGAACTACTTCCACATGTACCGGACAACAGTAGCCACGTCCCCGCTCGCCATTAGGCAGGGTTTACGCGAAGCCATAGCGGGCGGCGCCTCACCGTGGCTCCTCATATTCTCTTCAGCCTACATCCAGGACCCCAGCGCCCTAGATGCAGCAGAGCAGGTGTTCAGAGAGCATGAAGTCCTCGAAGAATACCTCGACGGCGCCGAACCGATACGCTATGCTGCAGTAGTCTACTCTACAAAGACGCTAGACCACTACGGACGCAGTGAACCACAACACTATCTAGACGAGGTCCGTGGGTTCTACTACGCGCTCCAGCACAGCCACGTGCCGGTAGAGTACCTCTCAGCCCGCGACATAGAGCTGAAGACGCTCCAACGGTACCGGGTAATAGTGCTCGCCAACACAGTCTGCCTACCAGACTTCGCGGCCAGCGAGATAGCAGAGTACGTGAAGAAAGGTGGGGGCCTCGTAGCAACATACCTCGCAGGCAGCTGGGACGGCGACTGCATAGAACGCTACGAGTTCGCAACAGCAGAGACGCTGGGCGCCAACCTCCGCGGCCTCCTACGGCTAGACTGGAGCTACCTAGTAGTAGATCAACTAAACCACCCCGTAACCCGGGGGCTGCAGCGTCGCCTTATACCCTGGGGAGACATGGATTACAGCTTCCGCCAGAGCCGTACAAGCCCCGAGCTAGGCTGGCACACGATAGTAGACCCGGCCGAGGGCGCCGAGACCCCCGCTAGAATAGGACTCACAGAGTACCCCTGGGGCGACGAATACACCCTCGGCAGGTCCCCACCACCACTCGGGGCAGAGACCAAGGCACCAGCCATAGTGGTCAACAGACACGGAGCCGGGAGAAGCGTCTACTTTACGGGGCAGCTAGGCCGCCACTACTGGAGGCTAGGCCTCACCGACTACATGAGACTCGTATACAACGCTGTAACCCACGCCGGTGGCCCTCTCCCCTTAGAGGTAGACGCTCCCTCCACAGTCCAGGCAGAGCCTTGGAGACAGGGCGACCGGGTCATACTACACCTCATCAACCACACCTACAACCAGAGGATAATGAGCCGCGGACTAGGCGACGCCCGCCAGCCAGTAGCCTCCTTCGGCACCCACGAAGCAGTACACCCTGCCACGACAGTAGTATCTGTACACAACGTGAAGCTCCGGCTACACCCAGAGCAGCTAGGCCTCCAAGCCAGCAGCTACATAGTCTACCTGCCGCTACGAGACAAGCAGCTCCAAGCAGAGACGAAAAACGGAGCACTAGAGACCACGCTACCGAGGCTAGACGAGTACGAGGTCATAGTAATAGAGCCCAGGGCCTAA
- the carA gene encoding glutamine-hydrolyzing carbamoyl-phosphate synthase small subunit, whose translation MPLLRCRTGLRARLLLADGIAVEGCGFGATTTRVGEVVFTTAMTGYPESLTDPSYRGQILVETHPMMGNYGVPRKSRLYHGILLDYESDHIQVEGFVVAELPKPNHYASAMSLHEWLRSEGVPGIYRVDTRFLVKRIREHGVVMGIISVYNEDEEPPSWDELARKLVSSKTYDERVFALEVSPREPITHKPEGRVRARVAMLDCGVKYGILRRLLERGIEVTRYPCTTPAWQLLEGYDAVVLSNGPGNPALLRDQARVAAEVATSGKPVLAICLGMQLLALGLGARAYKLPYGHRGVNKPVVELDTGRCMVSTHNHGYAIDWDSLDDAGLVPWFRQPDDGTLEGVRTRDGLVIATQFHPEAGPGPWDSTWVFDLFLRLIEKTRTR comes from the coding sequence ATGCCCCTGCTGAGGTGCCGGACAGGGCTACGTGCCAGGCTACTACTAGCCGATGGCATCGCAGTTGAGGGTTGTGGCTTCGGCGCTACAACGACCCGTGTCGGCGAAGTGGTATTCACGACGGCCATGACTGGATACCCTGAGAGTCTTACTGACCCGAGCTACCGTGGCCAGATACTCGTGGAGACTCACCCCATGATGGGCAACTACGGTGTCCCCAGGAAGAGCAGACTGTACCATGGAATCCTTCTCGACTACGAGTCTGACCATATACAAGTAGAAGGATTCGTAGTAGCAGAGCTACCCAAGCCGAATCATTACGCCTCCGCTATGAGTCTCCACGAGTGGCTACGGAGTGAAGGTGTGCCGGGAATATACCGTGTAGATACGAGGTTCCTCGTGAAGAGGATACGCGAACACGGTGTTGTAATGGGCATAATATCGGTCTATAACGAAGACGAGGAGCCACCGAGCTGGGACGAGCTGGCCCGTAAGCTAGTCTCCTCAAAGACTTACGACGAGAGGGTGTTCGCGCTAGAGGTCAGCCCCCGGGAGCCAATAACGCACAAGCCCGAGGGACGGGTCAGGGCGCGCGTAGCGATGCTAGACTGTGGGGTGAAGTATGGCATTCTACGCCGCCTCCTCGAACGTGGTATCGAGGTGACCCGCTACCCGTGCACGACCCCTGCCTGGCAGCTCCTAGAGGGCTACGATGCTGTAGTACTGAGTAATGGGCCTGGGAATCCTGCTCTCCTACGCGACCAGGCTCGTGTAGCAGCAGAAGTCGCGACATCAGGGAAGCCTGTCCTAGCTATATGTCTTGGTATGCAGCTCCTAGCCCTGGGCCTCGGTGCACGCGCCTACAAGCTTCCCTACGGTCACCGCGGAGTTAACAAGCCAGTCGTCGAGCTGGACACGGGTCGCTGTATGGTCTCGACACACAACCACGGGTACGCTATTGACTGGGATAGCCTAGACGATGCAGGGCTCGTGCCTTGGTTCCGCCAGCCCGATGACGGTACGCTCGAAGGAGTGCGTACACGTGACGGGCTGGTGATAGCTACACAATTCCACCCAGAGGCCGGGCCGGGTCCCTGGGACTCCACGTGGGTGTTTGACCTCTTTCTCAGGCTGATCGAGAAGACTAGGACGAGGTAA
- the carB gene encoding carbamoyl-phosphate synthase (glutamine-hydrolyzing) large subunit, which produces MPKRIDVRKVLVLGSGAIKIAEAAEFDYSGSQALKALREEGIETVLVNPNVATIQTSYKLADHVYLGPLQSWFIEKVIERERPDAILLGFGGQTALSLGVELYHRGVLAKYGVRVLGTPVEGIERALSRGKFRETMIKAGLPIPPSFPATSVEEALKAADEIGYPVIVRVSFNLGGGGSLVAWSRDELERWLVRAFALSGSGEVLVEKYLHHWKEIEYEVVRDQYGNMVAVACLENADPMGVHTGESVVIAPCQTLTDQEYQLLREASLRVAEAISLVGEGNVQLALNPRDSWEYYVIETNPRMSRSSALASKATGYPLAYIAAKLALGYRLDELLNRVTGRTCACFEPSLDYVVVKVPRWDLEKFEGVEKSISSEMKSIGEVMAIGRNFAEALQKAIRMLDIGEPGVVAGPRYEEPESLEKVMEKLRRREPYWPIWAAKAFKLGATVKHVYEVTGVDPYFLNQIYEIVELAEKLRYTRPGSLEFLDLLAEAKRLGFSDEQIALLSGITVEEVERARRSIGLDRPYVRQIDTLAAEWPAATNYLYMSYNAYEDDKPITSGRPRLMVLGAGVFRIGVSVEFDWGVVSFAEEARNLGYEVAVVNYNPETVSTDWDVNDKLYFEELTLERVLDIYRFEKPVGVVAFLGGQIANNLAKPLEERGVKLLGTPGRSVDRAENRAWFSQLLEELGIKQPSWTAATSIKEALRFAEDVGYPVLVRPSYVLSGSAMKIAWSPEELKSYIEQAAKVSPRYPVVVSKFLEDAVEAEIDAVGDSRRAVGAVIEHIEPGGVHSGDSTMVLPWFSLPENAVREMTRVAEMLNEALEIQGPFNIQFLVKNGSVYVVELNLRASRSMPFTSKVTGYNLMRAAAEAALQGRISYGFNGYEGFKLLKPQGWWGVKSPQPSWQRLKGAYPGLGPEMRSTGEVAALGRTLHEALLKSWLGVQGNKLPPAGSSVLVYTPTGRGRSDLAAAARFMREKGYTVYTVEGMEVEGAEPLPVEQALRLIRMNGVGLLMTTGYAPERDYKIRRLAVDLGVPVVLDARLARMLAEAISRVGLGGLEALELRDYWGPGVEVF; this is translated from the coding sequence ATGCCGAAGAGGATAGATGTAAGGAAGGTGCTAGTACTAGGCAGCGGCGCGATAAAGATTGCAGAGGCGGCAGAGTTCGACTACAGTGGTAGCCAGGCCCTGAAAGCGCTACGGGAGGAAGGTATTGAGACTGTCCTGGTCAATCCGAACGTTGCCACCATACAGACGAGCTACAAGCTAGCAGACCATGTGTACCTAGGCCCCCTTCAGTCGTGGTTCATAGAGAAGGTTATTGAGCGTGAGCGGCCGGACGCTATACTACTAGGCTTTGGCGGTCAGACAGCACTAAGCCTAGGCGTCGAGCTGTACCACCGCGGCGTACTAGCAAAGTATGGTGTCCGCGTCCTAGGCACCCCTGTCGAGGGCATCGAAAGGGCGCTTTCGCGCGGCAAATTCCGTGAGACGATGATAAAGGCTGGCCTCCCGATCCCGCCCAGTTTCCCCGCGACTAGCGTCGAGGAGGCGCTCAAGGCGGCTGACGAGATTGGATACCCCGTTATAGTCCGTGTCAGCTTCAACCTTGGCGGCGGCGGGAGCCTAGTAGCGTGGAGCCGCGACGAGCTAGAACGCTGGTTAGTCCGTGCCTTCGCACTCTCTGGCTCCGGCGAAGTACTAGTGGAGAAGTATCTCCACCACTGGAAGGAGATAGAGTACGAAGTCGTACGCGACCAGTACGGCAACATGGTAGCCGTGGCCTGCCTCGAGAACGCCGACCCCATGGGCGTCCACACTGGAGAGTCTGTGGTCATAGCTCCATGTCAGACTCTCACCGACCAAGAGTACCAGCTTCTCCGCGAAGCAAGCCTACGTGTGGCCGAGGCCATAAGCCTAGTAGGGGAGGGCAACGTACAGCTAGCACTCAACCCCCGCGACAGCTGGGAATACTACGTGATAGAGACTAACCCGCGTATGAGCCGTAGCAGTGCCCTAGCTAGCAAGGCAACGGGCTACCCTCTAGCCTACATTGCTGCTAAGCTTGCGCTCGGCTACCGGCTGGACGAGCTACTAAACCGCGTCACTGGGAGGACTTGTGCTTGCTTCGAGCCCAGCCTCGACTACGTGGTAGTCAAGGTGCCGCGCTGGGACCTAGAGAAGTTCGAGGGCGTTGAGAAGAGCATAAGCAGCGAAATGAAGAGCATAGGAGAGGTAATGGCTATAGGCAGGAACTTCGCTGAGGCCCTCCAGAAGGCAATAAGGATGCTCGACATAGGCGAGCCAGGCGTAGTAGCTGGGCCACGGTACGAGGAGCCCGAGAGCCTAGAGAAGGTCATGGAGAAGCTGCGCCGCCGCGAACCCTACTGGCCCATATGGGCTGCTAAGGCGTTCAAGCTAGGCGCCACTGTCAAGCATGTATACGAGGTGACGGGTGTAGACCCCTACTTCCTCAACCAGATATACGAGATAGTAGAGCTGGCTGAGAAGCTGCGCTACACACGGCCTGGAAGCCTAGAGTTCCTCGACCTACTCGCCGAGGCTAAGCGGCTAGGCTTCAGTGACGAACAGATAGCACTACTCTCTGGTATCACCGTCGAGGAAGTCGAGAGGGCACGTCGCAGTATAGGCCTAGATAGACCCTATGTGAGGCAGATAGACACCCTAGCCGCAGAGTGGCCGGCAGCAACAAACTACCTCTACATGAGCTATAACGCCTATGAGGACGATAAACCTATAACCAGTGGACGTCCACGTCTCATGGTGCTAGGCGCCGGCGTATTCAGGATTGGCGTGTCTGTCGAGTTCGACTGGGGGGTGGTGAGCTTCGCCGAAGAGGCACGTAATCTCGGCTACGAGGTAGCAGTCGTAAACTACAACCCCGAGACAGTGTCCACAGATTGGGATGTGAATGACAAGCTCTACTTCGAGGAGTTAACCCTCGAGCGTGTCCTCGACATATACCGGTTCGAGAAACCGGTCGGCGTAGTAGCCTTCCTCGGCGGCCAGATAGCGAACAACCTTGCTAAGCCTCTCGAGGAGCGTGGTGTAAAGCTCCTAGGCACACCCGGTAGGAGCGTGGACCGCGCCGAGAACCGTGCCTGGTTCTCCCAGCTCCTAGAGGAGCTTGGCATAAAGCAGCCGAGCTGGACAGCCGCGACCAGTATCAAGGAGGCACTACGCTTTGCCGAGGATGTGGGTTACCCAGTCCTTGTACGACCCAGCTACGTGCTAAGTGGCTCTGCGATGAAGATTGCGTGGAGCCCAGAGGAGCTAAAGAGCTACATAGAGCAGGCTGCTAAGGTGTCGCCACGCTACCCGGTGGTCGTCTCCAAGTTCCTCGAGGACGCTGTGGAAGCAGAGATAGACGCTGTAGGTGACAGTCGTCGTGCGGTAGGCGCGGTAATCGAGCACATAGAGCCGGGTGGTGTTCACAGCGGCGACTCCACCATGGTTCTCCCCTGGTTCAGCCTACCCGAGAACGCTGTACGCGAAATGACACGAGTAGCAGAGATGCTCAACGAGGCCCTGGAGATACAGGGACCTTTCAACATACAGTTCCTCGTGAAGAACGGTAGCGTCTATGTGGTAGAGCTAAACCTCCGTGCTAGCCGCTCCATGCCCTTCACGAGTAAGGTTACAGGCTACAACCTCATGCGCGCCGCTGCTGAGGCGGCGCTGCAGGGCAGGATAAGCTACGGCTTCAACGGCTACGAGGGCTTCAAGCTGCTAAAGCCCCAGGGCTGGTGGGGCGTCAAGAGCCCACAACCGAGCTGGCAGAGGCTCAAGGGCGCCTACCCAGGCCTAGGCCCGGAGATGAGAAGCACGGGCGAGGTAGCAGCGTTAGGCCGCACACTACACGAGGCACTGCTCAAGAGCTGGCTAGGCGTCCAGGGCAACAAGTTGCCTCCAGCTGGTAGCAGTGTACTCGTGTACACGCCTACCGGGAGGGGCCGGAGCGACCTCGCCGCCGCGGCTAGGTTCATGAGAGAGAAGGGCTACACGGTATACACTGTAGAGGGTATGGAGGTTGAAGGGGCTGAACCGCTTCCGGTCGAGCAGGCTCTACGCCTCATAAGGATGAATGGTGTAGGCCTACTAATGACGACCGGTTATGCGCCGGAGCGTGACTACAAGATACGCCGCCTAGCAGTAGACCTAGGCGTACCCGTAGTGCTCGACGCCAGGCTAGCCAGGATGCTCGCCGAAGCCATCAGCCGGGTCGGCCTCGGGGGGCTCGAAGCTCTCGAGCTCCGTGACTATTGGGGCCCAGGAGTGGAGGTGTTCTAG
- a CDS encoding HAD-IIB family hydrolase, whose amino-acid sequence MVLVNKAPIGWRRLRPRRLVFTDIDGSMVSYDGRVGGSAYYARLLRLLGFLVIPVTAKTVEEVVALRNRLGLDGDPFIAVVEAGGAVYASPGFLTRPTSYDHALGLDYIEVGEPLERLEPLLEEIASTPCSEPLYRLTKAPPRIAERMTGLEGFQAELARRRRFIEVYWSPSRSCMERAAQRAEELGLTVRYGRLLHVGKGYGKARAVELLLEEPLLHGTPTVGVGDTQLDEDLLESVDTAVIIPQTDGRLLARPRRTDYYVAPEPAPEGWVHVARLLALGSL is encoded by the coding sequence TTGGTGCTGGTTAATAAAGCCCCTATAGGGTGGCGCAGGCTGCGGCCCAGGCGGCTGGTATTCACCGATATAGATGGGAGCATGGTAAGCTACGATGGTAGAGTAGGGGGCAGTGCTTACTATGCGCGACTGCTTAGGCTACTAGGCTTCCTCGTAATACCAGTGACTGCAAAGACGGTAGAGGAGGTAGTAGCGCTGAGGAACAGGCTAGGCCTAGACGGAGACCCCTTCATAGCTGTTGTCGAGGCGGGTGGTGCGGTCTACGCTTCACCGGGCTTCCTCACACGGCCCACAAGCTATGATCATGCTCTAGGTCTGGACTATATCGAGGTCGGGGAGCCGCTTGAGAGGCTTGAGCCTCTTCTAGAGGAGATAGCGTCTACACCCTGTAGTGAGCCGCTCTACCGGCTTACAAAGGCTCCGCCAAGGATAGCTGAGAGGATGACCGGGCTCGAGGGCTTCCAGGCCGAACTGGCGAGAAGACGCCGCTTTATCGAGGTCTACTGGAGCCCTAGCAGGAGTTGCATGGAACGGGCCGCTCAGCGGGCCGAGGAGCTGGGGCTGACTGTACGCTATGGCCGTCTGCTCCACGTCGGCAAGGGCTACGGGAAGGCCCGGGCAGTAGAACTGCTCCTCGAGGAGCCGCTACTCCACGGAACCCCCACTGTAGGTGTAGGCGATACGCAGCTCGACGAGGATCTTCTCGAGTCTGTAGACACTGCTGTAATAATACCACAGACTGACGGTAGGCTACTTGCCCGGCCCCGGCGGACTGACTACTACGTGGCACCAGAGCCAGCACCGGAGGGCTGGGTACATGTGGCGCGCTTGCTAGCCCTAGGCAGTCTCTAG
- the mpgS gene encoding mannosyl-3-phosphoglycerate synthase: MISLPTRFEAYGAVKIFELARVLELDSLGVTTKLSGTYTVSYEVLEEYAASTAIVVPVKDEDIIALEGVLRAIPHASPIILVSASRSSPVDVYSREVELARTIHSVTGREILVIHQRDPAWAEVLAGTPLEAMLEDGMVRRGKGEGMVLGVIAAAGIGARYVGFIDSDNYVPGAANEYSKIYYLGFSLSESPYTMVRIVWHYKGKLASSDMYLRKRGRVSMHTNNVLNYALSRLRKVETDIIRTANSGEHAMSIELALRLRWAGGFAVEPYELVQLLEDCFLGVDEGRCSFLPDGVNIFQIEARNPHIHAERGDEHIAGMLAESLGTVYHSRLGADETVKERIHSLLRDYKYEGEPPRPRVYSLEGVDPSKLFSALLAESTMTHYFK; this comes from the coding sequence ATGATAAGCCTGCCTACACGGTTCGAGGCTTACGGTGCTGTAAAGATATTTGAGTTAGCTCGCGTTCTCGAGCTAGACTCGCTTGGCGTGACGACGAAGCTCTCGGGAACATATACTGTGAGCTACGAGGTTCTCGAGGAGTATGCAGCTTCTACAGCTATAGTTGTGCCAGTGAAGGACGAGGATATCATAGCCCTGGAAGGTGTACTTCGTGCGATACCACATGCATCTCCAATAATTCTTGTATCAGCCTCGCGATCCTCTCCTGTAGATGTCTATAGCCGCGAAGTGGAGCTTGCCCGGACAATACATAGTGTCACGGGCCGTGAGATACTCGTGATACATCAACGCGATCCGGCGTGGGCCGAGGTGTTAGCTGGTACACCTTTGGAGGCTATGCTTGAGGATGGCATGGTACGGCGTGGAAAAGGCGAGGGAATGGTTCTTGGCGTAATTGCGGCGGCGGGCATAGGCGCCCGTTATGTGGGGTTCATCGATAGCGACAATTATGTGCCGGGCGCGGCTAACGAGTATAGCAAGATATACTACCTAGGGTTTTCACTATCCGAGTCACCTTATACAATGGTCAGAATAGTCTGGCACTATAAGGGCAAGTTAGCATCCTCAGATATGTACCTCCGTAAACGCGGTAGAGTATCAATGCACACGAACAACGTTCTCAACTATGCACTCTCGAGACTACGCAAGGTAGAGACGGATATAATCAGAACTGCCAATAGTGGCGAGCACGCAATGAGCATAGAACTGGCGCTTCGCCTACGCTGGGCTGGTGGCTTTGCAGTAGAGCCCTACGAGTTGGTTCAACTCCTGGAAGATTGCTTTCTGGGTGTCGATGAGGGTCGCTGCAGCTTCCTACCTGATGGCGTCAATATATTCCAGATAGAGGCTCGTAACCCTCACATACACGCTGAGCGGGGCGACGAGCACATAGCAGGAATGCTGGCTGAGAGCCTCGGTACGGTATACCACTCCCGGCTCGGGGCAGACGAGACAGTAAAGGAGCGGATACACAGTCTGCTACGCGATTACAAGTATGAGGGTGAGCCGCCCAGGCCTAGAGTGTATAGCCTCGAGGGTGTAGACCCTAGCAAGCTATTCTCAGCACTATTAGCTGAGAGTACTATGACGCATTACTTCAAGTAA